In one window of Bizionia sp. M204 DNA:
- a CDS encoding sensor histidine kinase — protein MFLKKTPFFFAIFFCSFLYAQQVSENKLLDSVNHYRALSNNDAYDLDQRVSFIKKAIVFSEKVGRDTTILKSKRQLATLYLRQFELDSLFHINHENLKLANKVKDTLALAYINNVFGWYHSEKFQTDSSYTYYYNASKYFDALNMVKDQASAVTSMANIQFEERDYVGCESNAFKAIRLYQTMPKNEYVLGNLWGLYNLVAIASDELKQFDKAIEYHNKALSFSDKIKDNFLYTLYSKSNIALIYKELNQFDKSLAIYEELFENENVLQQEPANYALILGDYALLKHKNGASNSSEIKRMLHEAYRISDSLNSELSRMSVALNTSEFYLDEGILDTALNYANIAYTRGKESLINDVTLNALLLKSKIESPEQAVNYLNEYIHLNDSLVNKERAIRNKFARIEFETEQVELENQQISRERLWLMILSAGLLITFVLVYIIVTQRAKNKELRLVQQQQEANEEIYNLMLSQQDKVDEARTNEKKRISQDLHDGILGRLFGTRLSLDSLNMISTEEAIQTRENYIQELKTIEQDIRDVSHELNTDFISKSGYPDIIETLIAAQTKAHKLTYSLFSDTDISWEDISNKTKIHIYRMLQESLQNIFKHANANRVDISFNMKKNVIWLQIADDGSGFDSQKAKKGIGLKNMYSRVSEFNGELDIVSEKDNGTTITIKIPI, from the coding sequence ATGTTTTTAAAAAAAACACCTTTCTTTTTTGCCATCTTTTTTTGCTCATTTTTATATGCGCAACAAGTTTCTGAAAATAAACTTTTAGACAGTGTTAACCACTATCGCGCATTATCCAATAATGATGCTTATGACTTGGATCAGCGTGTCAGCTTTATAAAAAAAGCCATAGTATTTTCAGAGAAAGTAGGTCGAGATACAACCATTTTAAAATCTAAACGCCAATTAGCCACTTTATATTTGCGTCAGTTTGAGTTGGATTCGCTATTCCACATAAACCATGAAAACCTCAAGCTTGCCAATAAAGTTAAAGATACATTGGCATTAGCCTATATTAATAATGTGTTTGGTTGGTACCATTCAGAAAAATTTCAAACAGATAGTTCGTATACCTATTACTACAATGCCTCTAAATATTTTGATGCACTGAATATGGTTAAAGATCAAGCTAGCGCTGTAACTTCTATGGCAAATATTCAGTTTGAAGAGCGCGATTATGTAGGGTGTGAAAGCAATGCCTTTAAAGCTATTCGTTTATATCAAACTATGCCTAAAAATGAGTATGTTTTAGGGAATTTATGGGGCTTATATAATCTAGTTGCCATTGCCTCTGATGAACTAAAGCAATTTGATAAAGCCATTGAATACCACAACAAAGCTTTATCCTTTAGTGATAAAATTAAAGATAATTTTCTCTATACATTATACTCTAAAAGTAATATAGCCCTTATATATAAAGAGCTCAATCAGTTTGATAAAAGTTTGGCTATTTATGAAGAGTTGTTTGAAAATGAAAATGTCTTACAGCAAGAGCCTGCAAATTATGCGCTTATTTTGGGGGATTATGCACTCTTAAAACATAAAAATGGTGCTTCTAATTCTTCAGAGATTAAAAGAATGTTGCATGAAGCGTACCGCATTAGTGATAGTCTGAATAGCGAGTTAAGTCGTATGTCGGTTGCTTTAAATACTTCTGAATTTTATTTAGATGAAGGCATTCTGGACACCGCTTTAAATTATGCAAATATTGCCTATACTCGAGGAAAGGAATCATTAATAAACGATGTTACTTTAAATGCCTTATTGCTCAAATCAAAAATTGAAAGCCCGGAACAAGCTGTAAACTATTTAAATGAATACATTCATCTAAATGATAGTTTAGTAAACAAAGAACGGGCTATTCGTAATAAATTTGCGCGCATAGAATTTGAAACCGAGCAAGTAGAACTTGAAAATCAACAAATTTCTCGAGAACGCTTATGGCTCATGATATTGTCTGCGGGTTTATTAATTACATTTGTGTTAGTATATATAATTGTTACCCAACGCGCTAAAAACAAGGAGTTAAGGCTTGTGCAGCAGCAACAGGAAGCCAATGAGGAAATTTATAACCTCATGCTTTCACAACAGGATAAAGTGGATGAAGCACGAACCAATGAGAAAAAGCGTATCTCTCAAGATTTACATGATGGTATTCTAGGACGCCTTTTTGGAACCCGATTAAGCCTAGATAGTTTGAATATGATTTCTACAGAGGAGGCTATTCAAACGCGGGAAAACTATATCCAAGAATTAAAAACAATTGAACAAGATATCCGTGACGTTTCACATGAATTAAATACCGATTTTATATCCAAATCTGGTTATCCTGATATTATTGAAACCCTAATAGCGGCACAGACCAAAGCACATAAATTAACCTATTCACTATTTAGTGATACGGACATTTCTTGGGAAGATATTTCCAATAAAACCAAAATTCATATTTATCGAATGTTACAGGAGTCGCTTCAAAATATCTTTAAACATGCCAATGCCAATCGTGTAGATATTAGTTTTAATATGAAAAAAAATGTAATTTGGTTGCAAATTGCTGATGATGGGTCTGGCTTTGATTCGCAAAAAGCGAAGAAAGGTATTGGTTTAAAAAATATGTATTCACGCGTTTCAGAATTTAATGGTGAATTGGATATTGTTTCTGAAAAAGATAATGGCACAACAATTACAATTAAAATCCCAATCTAA